A segment of the Symmachiella macrocystis genome:
ATACTAATGAAAATCGTAAGCGATTAGACATTGGACACTCCGTCGTCCTCCACTAACCACACCGAGAAAACCATGCCTTGGATTTACCTACTGCTCGCCGGTCTGATGGAATGGGGTTGGCCGGTCGGCTTAAAATATGGCGTCGACGATAAAGGCTACCACTTTTGGCCGCTGGCCGGGGCGGTGGTGTCGATGATTTTCAGCGGCGCGTTTCTTCTGCTTGCGCAACGCACGATTCCCATGGGCACCGCTTACGCTGTCTGGACCGGCATCGGCGCCGTGGGCGCGTTTGTATTGGGTATTTTGCTGTTCAAAGAACCGGCCGAGTTGATGCGGTTTGTGTTTGTGGGTGTGATTATTGTAGGTATTATTGGTTTGAAGATGTCGTCGGGGCATTGAGTGTTATCGAGCACCGGAACGGTAGAGCGCAATATGGCGAAGAAACGAACCACTGCAGAAATCATTGCCGCAGCGCGGAATTCTGATAGAGGTCGCACTCCGACCCCAAAACCGACGCACCATGAAATCCGCGTGATGTCAACAAATGAAGCGGACATCAAAAATGCGTTTGGGGAATTCTGGCAAACGGTTATGACTGTTTTCACCACCTCCCTTACTCCCGAAGAATGGGACATCGTCATTTGTTGTGTCTGGGACGAAGGTCGGGTTGCTGCGGAACCGGCGAAATGTTTGCTTCCCTTTCGCTTTCCACAGACGGAAAGCGACCTGGATCAGAATGTTGAACACTTTAAGATTCCACATATGAATCAGTTCGTTAGCATTTACGTCGCTGAACATGAAAAACAATACATTGCCGTCGATCGATTGCTTCCCGATGAAGGCGCCGACACCGATGCCTTTGACACAGAATTCGCACACCTAACGGATCAAAAAATACAACTTATGCGTGAAACCGCAGATTCATCGACGATCCGTGAACAATTAGAATCCCTGGGCATTTCGAAAAGTATATTTGCTGCAATCGCGTCTGAGACGTATCACGAAGTCAACCTAATCCACATTTTTGGACCTGATCTTCCGTCTCCACAGCCTCCACAAACTTCTCTCGAAGTTTTCAGCCGCTTATTACATCATGCAGATCATTACGTCAGCAAACATTGTGGGTTGGAGTTTGAAGATGGAGCTCTCGTTTCCGTTAAACTGGACGGCGGCGACACGACGGATGCCACAATCGAATTATTAACGGATGTCGAGAATCTTCAAAGCCTTTGTCGCGATCTACGCACAATCAGCATCCTCGAGTCGAAGGTTTCTGAACGGGGCGAGCACAAACTCCGCACGCTTCTGCCGCATGTCAACGTCATCCGCTAGACAGCAGGCCAAACCCCGCCTCACAACCGGCTCGGAAACAACTGCAACTCCGGCACCACCGCCCGGGCCGGCAACCCGGCAACGAATAGCACGGCGTCGGCGATGTCTTGTGGTTGTAGGGCTTGATCGAGGATGTCGCGCGGCGTTGGTGTGGGACGTTTGTCGAGGATTTCGGTGTCGCACAGGCCGGGGAAGATGATGGTTGTGCGAATGCCGTTTGCTTTTTCTTCGACCCGTGTGCCGTGTGCCAAACCGGTCAGGCCGTGTTTGCTGGCTTGATAAGCGACGCCTGAGACGTCCGGCATTTGTACGGCCCCGGTGGAGAGATACACAATCAATCCCCCACCGCCTTCGCGCATCACAGGTACGACCGCGCGGGTGCATAAAAACGCGCCGGTCAGATTGGTTGACAACATCATTTCCCAAGTGTCGGGCGAAAGTGCGTCCAAACTGCGGTCGGGAATGTTCGTGCCGGTGGCATAGACCAATAGGTCGATGCGGCCGAATTTGGCGACGGTTTCTTCGATCAGTCGCTCGACATCGCCCTGGACGGTCGTGTCCACGGGGATAATCTCCAATGGGTGTCCGTTGCTCTCAGCTTCCTGCTGGAGTTCCCGCAACGCCGTTTCCCGCCGTGCCGCAGCCACGACATGCGCGCCGGTAGCAGCCAAAGCCGCAGCGATCGCCCGCCCCATTCCACTAGAAGCCCCGACGACCACCGCGATTTTTCCCGTGTCTGATGAATTCATGTTCCTATCCGCATTTCGTTGAGAACGCACTCCGGCAACAATTTTCACGACGTATTTCTGCCGAGGATAACATCTCACCGGCAACCGGGATACAATACTCAGACGAAAATCAAATTTGAGAAAACCACTGCCAGAATAAAATCAGGAGGCCCCCCGTTGCCTAGTGCGAATATTGCTGTCGACACAATTGTGTCGCCCCCGTTTATGGAAAATAGCTTGATTGTCCGCGTCGAAGGACGTGACGATTGTTTGGTTGTCGATCCGGGATTTGATCCCGAAGCGATTGCTGAGAAAATGAAGTCGCTGGGCGTCGAACCGGCGATGGTGCTGCTCACGCATGGCCACGCCGATCACATTGCCGGCAACGGTTTTTTCAAGGAACGTTGGCCGGACGTGCCGTTGGTCATCGGGACCGGGGATGCCGGCATGCTGACCGATGCGCGGGCCAATCTCAGCGCGCTGGCTGGGGGGAGTATCACCAGCCCGCCGGCGGATCGGACCGTCGATGAGGGGGATGTTCTTGAAGCAGCTGGTATCTCGCTGCGTGTGTTGGAAATTCCTGGCCATTCCGCTGGGCATGTGGTGTACGTCATCGAACAGGTCGAGCCGCACATTGTGTTGGGCGGCGATGTGCTCTTCCAAGGGGGGATTGGCCGCTTTGATTTCCCCGGCGGCAACGAACAAAAACTGCTCAATGGCATTCGCACGAAGTTGTATACCTTGCCGGATGACACGATCGTCTATCCCGGACATGGACCGCCGACCACCACCGGCGAAGAAAAACGATCCAATCCCTTTGTGCATATGTAAAATAAAAACGGGCTGATGCACGAAATCATGAGCACGCTTCACAACTTCCATCCGCTGATTCAACAATGGTTCCGCTCCCGGTTCGCAGCGCCGACTGAACCGCAACAGCGGGGCTGGCCGTTCATTGCTGATGGACAGCACACATTGATTGCTGCCCCGACGGGGAGCGGAAAAACTTTGACCGCTTTCTTGGCGGCGATTGATCGGTTGTTGAAGTTAGCGCTGGCGGGGGAACTTGAGCAGCGGATGTATGTCGTCTACGTCTCGCCGCTGCGGGCGCTGTCGAACGATATGCACCGCAATCTGGAAGACCCGCTCAACGAGATCATGGCATTGGCCACTGAAAACGGCATCGATGTCCCGCCGATTCGTGTGGGCCTGCGCACCGGTGACACCAAGTCGTCGCAACGCGCCGCACTGGTGCGGAAACCGCCGCACATTCTCGTCACGACCCCCGAGTCGTTGTACTTGATGCTCACCGCCGAAAAGAGCCGCGAGAAACTGAAGGCTGTCGAGACGGTGATTGTTGATGAAATCCACGCCCTCGTCCGCGACAAACGGGGCTCGCATTTGTCGTTGACATTGGAACGCCTGCAGTCGTGGTGCGAACGGCCGTTTCAACGCGTGGGGCTTTCAGCCACGCAGCGGCCGATCGAATATACGGCGCGGTTTCTGGTCGGGTTCCATGGTCCAAACGCCGGGCAGTTACCCTGCGAAATCATTGATGTCGGTCATCAGCGCGAATTGGACTTGGCGATTGAAGTCCCGCCCAGCGAACTCGGCGCTGTTTGTATGCACGAGCAATGGGCTGAGGTGAATGAGCGGATCGCCGAGTTGATTAACAATCACCGCAGCACATTGATCTTTGTCAATACGCGGCGAATGGCGGAGCGGATTACGCATCTGCTGACCAAATTGATGGGCGAAGACGCCGTCAGCAGCCATCATGGTTCGTTGGCGGCCAAGTTTCGTTTGGAGACCGAACAACGTCTCAAGGAAGGTAAACTCAAGGCGGTGGTGGCGACTGCTTCCTTGGAGTTGGGTATCGACATTGGGTATATCGATCTGGTCATCCAAATCGGCTCGCCTCGTTCGATTGCCACGTTTCTACAACGTGTCGGACGGTCGGGACACTCGTTGGGTTTGATCCCCAAAGGCCGGTTGTTCGCGCTGACTCGCGATGAGTTGTATGAATGCATGGCGCTGCTGCGGGCGGTGCGTGGTGGACGCTTGGATCGCATTCCGATTCCGACTGCTCCGTTGGATATCCTTGCTCAACAAATCGTCGCTGAAGTCTCGGCCGAGGAATGGGGCACCGACGACCTGTTCGCCGCATTCCGCCGCGCCGCACCGTATCATGAATTATCACGGACCGATTTTGACAAGGTCGTTGAATTCCTGAGCGAAGGGGTCGCACACGCCAACGGCCGCAGCCGCGTCTTTTTGCATCACGATCAAGTCAATCGTCGAATCCGCCCGCGCCCCGGCGCGCGCTTGGCGGCAACAATGAACGGCGGGGCGATTGGCGAAGTCGCTTCGTATCGCGTTATTGCTGAACCGGAACGAACTGTCGTCGGTACATTGGATGAAGAATTCGCTGCGGAAAGCCAAGCGGGCGATATCTTTTTGCTGGGGAATACGTCCTGGCGGATTCAACATGTCCGCGGTGGTGAAGTGACCGTCTTCGATGCACATGGAGCACCGCCGTCGATTCCGTTTTGGCGCGGTGAAGCTCCGGGACGGACTTTAGAACTCTCGGAAGAGGTCTCGCGACTGCGGGAGGAATTGGAACCGCTGCTTGATGATGAAGCTGCAGCGCAGCAATGGCTCATTGGCGAAACTGATATTACCCCGGCAGCTGCTGAACAAGCGGTGACGTATGCCGCGGCGCAAAAAGCGGCGTTGGGGTTGTTGCCGACTTGCAAACGCGTGGTCTTCGAGCGGTTTTTTGATGAGAGTGGCGGCATGCAGATGTTGATTCATGCCCCCTTCGGCGGTCGGATCAATACGGCATGGGGTATGTCGCTGCGCAAACGGTTTTGCCGGTCGTTTGATTTTGAACTGCAAGCGACTGCGGACGACAACGGCCTGATACTTTCACTCGGCCCGCAACACAGTTTTCCGCTGGAGAGCATGTTTGGCATGCTCAATCCCAACAACGCTCGCCATTTATTGGAACAGGCATTGCTTGCAGTGCCGACGTTTCAAATTCGCTGGCGGTGGAACGTCACCCGCTCGCTACTTGTCGCGCGGATGAATAACGGTAAAAAAGTACCGCCGCCGCTACAACGATTTCGCGCGGATGATTTGCTGACGGCTGTGTTTCCCAAATTGACCGGCTGCCAGGAGAATATCACCGGCGATCACGAGATCCCTGACCATCCGCTCATTCGGCAAACGATGGAAGATTGTCTGTTCGAGGCGATGGACATTGCTGGATTGGAAAACGTTCTCACCGGCGTGCAGCGGGGTGATATTACGTACGTTGCGCGCGACACCCGCGAGCCTTCGCCGTTTTGTTACGAATTGCTCAACGCTAGCCCGTACGCGTTTTTGGATGGTGGCGAGTTCGTCGAACGTCGTGCGCGGATGGTGGCGACCCGTCGCTCGTTAACCGTCGATAGCGTGAGTGATCTTGGACGTCTCGATCCGCTAGCCATCTCGCAAGTCCGCGACGAAGCCACCCCGACGGTGCGCGATGCGGATGAATTGCACGACGCCTTGTTGGGGCGAATTTTGCTGCCCGTGAATGAAGCGGCCGATTGGTCGCCCCACTATTTAGAATTGCAAACGGACGGGCGGGCGACGACCGTCACACAGCCCGATGGGCGCCGCGCGTGGGTGGCGACCGAACGACTGCCGGCGGTGTTGGCGACGTTTGATGACATTGACGTCGCGCCGCCCGTGACTGTTCCGGAAAACGTGCGGCAAGAATGGGAATCGACCGAGGCCCGTGTTGCGATTGTCCGGGGTTTGATGGAAATGTGCGGCCCGATTTCCGTCGAAGAGGTTGCCGAGCGAACCTGGACGGCGCTGAACCAAGCGGCAGCTGCCTTGGAAGCACTCGAAGGCGAGGGCGTGGTCCTACAAGGCCATTTCACACCCGCCTGCTACGATGAAAAATCGGACGACCCACAACCCAGCCAGGATGTGCAGCGAGAATGGTGTCATCGACGACTGCTGTCGCGGATTCATCGGCTTACGTTGCAAGGCCTGCGAAAACAAATTGAGCCGGTCAGCGTTGATATTTTCATACGACACCTCACGCGGCACCAACAGGTGCTTCCCGAAACCCGCCGCACGGGATCCGATGCATTGTTTGACGCGATCGCACAACTGCAAGGGATGGATGTCCCGGCCGTTGCTTGGGAACGGGACGTGCTTTCTGCCCGCGTCGAGAATTATCAACCCGCCTGGTTGGATGAACTGTGCATGACGGGGGAAATCGGTTGGGGACGACTGTATCCTCCGCGCCGCGACCCGCAACGGAGCCGTCCGATGGTCAGCCTGACCAAGATCGCGCGGATGTCGCTATTCCTCCGCTCCGACGCTGATTGGTTGAGTACGTCCTCCGCAGCGGTCGATGTGGATGAACTGACCACGCCCGCGCAGCAAGTGCTGGAGTGTCTGACCGAGCGGGGCGCAATGTTCGCCGGCGATTTGGCCGCCGCCAATCACATGCTCCCCGGCCAGCTTGCCGAAACGCTCGGAGAATTGGTAGCCAGTGGATTGGTGACCGCCGATGGCTTCGATGGTATACGGCAATTTGTGGCCAACAAACCCGCTGCATCAAACTCCGCCCTGCCGGCGCGCATGCGTCGCGGCGCCGGTCGCCGACGGCTGCCGGTCAAATCGACCGGGCGTTGGTCGGTCTGGGAACGTGATTCGGAAACGTCATTGTCGGTCGAAGAGACGAACGAACAGTGGGCGTGGCAATTGTTACGTCGTTGGGGCGTCATCTTCCGCGACCTGTTGCAGCGGGAACAAGGCGCACCACGTTGGTTTGAATTGTTGCAAGTCTACCGGCGTCTGGAAGCTCGAGGCGAAATTCGCGGCGGACGTTTCATCGCCGGTGTGGGGGGTGAACAATTCGCGCTGGGGGACACCGTCAATCAATTGCGGCAACTGCGCGACGACGGTCCGCGGCAAGAATTGATCGTCCTCTCCGCAACCGATCCGCTGAATCTGATCGGCATCCTCACCGATCATCCTCGCGTCCCCAGTACCGCCTCGAACCGCATCGTCTATCTAGATGGCATGCCTGTCGCGAGTCTGCAAGCGGGCGTGGTCGAATACCTGGACGATTGCCCCCCGGCCGCTTACACTTTGGTTGCATCGCGACTGCAAGACGACGTCACCTGCGACCTCAGTCATGACGCCCGGCAACGTTCGTTGGAGCGTCTAGAAAACAAAAACGCCGAATCCGCCGCCCAGCGAGTCCGTCAACGCCGTGAAAAGAACGGGTTTCAACGTCCGCGGGTGATTTGAATCGCATCTCCCGAATTGAGGGGCACCTTGTTGAGACGTTACGGTCGTTTGCGCTGCGGTTTCTGTGCGGCGGCCGCTTGCGTGATTTTCTCCCCGATCATGGTGATCTTGTTGTCACGGAGACGTTTTTCGTTGAGCCAGTATGGACTGCTGATTTCTTTGAAGGCATAGATTGCCGCCTGAATTCCTTCAGCCCAGGCAACCGTAATGAGCTTGATGTCGCCGTGCACGTCGCCGATGGCAAAAATGCCGCGACGGCTGGTTTCGAAATAGGCGTCGATGGCAATACTGCCATCATCATTGAGTCGCACGTCCAACCGTTCAAACGTGTCTTTAGCCGACAGAAAGCCGATTTGCACGATCACACCGTCGCACGGCAGGGACTGTGAATTGGAAAGGGTTAGTGCTATGCGATCACCGGAAAATTCGGCATTGGTGACCTCCGTGGCTGTGTGAACAACGCCGCCGGAGTCCTTGATCCGCTGCAATGAATCGTCTTTACCGACCGGTGTCTCCTCTCGAACGATGACCTCCGCCAGTCCACCCCGTTCCAAGACCATGACGGCCGCATCCAAAGCCGAATCCCCGCCGCCGATGATGGCGATTCGCTGGTTCTCGTAGTCGCCGATTTTGGGGTTTTTATAATAGACCTTATTCGACTGCAGCTCGTCCAACACAGGATGTTTGCGAGGAAAATGCAACAACCCGCAAGCAATAATCACCTTGCGACACAGATAGCTGCCTTGGCTGGTCACGACCTCCTTGAGTTGATCTTCATTTTCGATCTGATCGGTTTCGTTGATCTCCGTCAATTCTTCTTGAAAGCGAAACTGGACCAGGGCGTCGACAGCTTGACGGTAGGTTCGATCCGACAACTCTTCACCTGTGACTCCATCGGGAAACCCAGGAATATCGACGATGCGTTTGTCAGCGTACAAGAACTGCGGCTGCCCCCCCGGCCGATCCTTTGCCTCAATGACCAATGTGGTCAGACCGCGGTGAGCCGTTGTGAGACTCGCCGCCAATCCCGCAGGACCGGCCCCGATAATGACAACGTCCCAATAGGTCAAACTGTCAAAATCCAGATCCGCGTCGAGCCGTGTAACTTTAAAATCGGCCATCGTGCACCGCCACTTCCTTCGAGAATCCTATGTACCAAGGTGATACCAAGCGTATGGCGCAGCTTAACGCGAGATTCCACGTCAATCCAGCGGGATGGAGTGGGGCAGCCGAATGTTCGATGAAAATGCGCTCGATTTCAGCGGGCGGAATTCACTCGTCGAGGTGACTGAGCTCGCCCATGATTTGCCCCGTCCAGTCGACTGCTTCGAGGTAGGCCTGGCTAATTAAACAGGGATCGATACCAGTGGAATTTACTGCATCCCAATTTGCCTGTTCATAATCCAAGACGCATTGCAGCGCCCAGGCGAGCGGTCCGGTGGATTCTAACAACGCCTCGGTGATCGGGTCGGCTAGCGGGACAAGATTTAGGATTTGCTCCATCGGACAGTCGGCGAAGGCATCCAATAACGAAAACAGTCCCAAGGTCAAATACTGATCGGAGTCTTTGTGGCCAGATTTCGCCGCTAACAGTTCACACATTTTTGCCCGCACATTGGCCGTGACGACCAACTCGGGCGATTTTTCGTTGATCGCTCCAAACCCCAAGAGACCGACCCAGGTGCGCAATTTGCGCAAACCGACGAGCGTGGAGGCTTGCCGGATTGAGGCAATTTGGTTTTTCAAACCGCAACTGCTTGAGTTGATATACAGTAACAATTTGTAGCAAAGTCCCGGATCACGCTTGATCAACTCTTCCAATTCGCTGATCTGCACATTCGGGTCATGTAGCTTGGCCACCAAGCGCATCGTCGTGATTCGATCGGCTGGGACTTGAAAACCTTCGATGACGCGCGGTCGCGACGTAAAATAACCCTGAAAATACTTGAAACCCAGTTTCTTACAGAATTCATATTCGTCATGCGTTTCAATTTTTTCCGCCAACAGTTCAACGCCGAAACCTTTGAGCAATTTTGCGTGCTCTTCGACTTGGGCTTGGCTTAATTGTTGGATGTCGATTTTCACGATGTCCGCGCAGCGGACGAGCGCGTCGAGGTGTTGTTCGTAGACAAAATCATCGAGCGCAATGCGATACCCCATTTGCGAAAGTTTCATCAACGCATCCGCTAACTCCGCAGTCGGTTTCGCATCTTCCAGCAACTCCAGCACAACTCGTTCCTTGGGTAGCGATTCGCAATGCCCGTTCAGCACAAACTCATCGCTGACATTGATAAACGCCGGTCGCGACCCGGCAATATGCTCAATGCCAATGTCGACAAACGTATTGAGTAGCAGTTGCCCTGTCGCCTCTTCGCCGTCGATGAACAGCGCGCGATTGTGATGACTATCCCGATACAGCAGTTCATAGGCGGCCACCTGCAAGCGACTGTCATAAATCGCTTGCCGGCCGACATACACCGCGGCGGGATTCATCCGTATCGTTTCGTCGGATGCTACTATTTTCATTAGGAGCGTCTCAAAAATGTTTGGGCTACTGGAATATCGATCGCAGCGAGTCCTGAATTTTGGAGATTTTTTCGACCGGTTTGTCGTTGGCACAACAAACCCGATTCCGACCGGTTTCTTT
Coding sequences within it:
- a CDS encoding EAL and HDOD domain-containing protein, whose protein sequence is MKIVASDETIRMNPAAVYVGRQAIYDSRLQVAAYELLYRDSHHNRALFIDGEEATGQLLLNTFVDIGIEHIAGSRPAFINVSDEFVLNGHCESLPKERVVLELLEDAKPTAELADALMKLSQMGYRIALDDFVYEQHLDALVRCADIVKIDIQQLSQAQVEEHAKLLKGFGVELLAEKIETHDEYEFCKKLGFKYFQGYFTSRPRVIEGFQVPADRITTMRLVAKLHDPNVQISELEELIKRDPGLCYKLLLYINSSSCGLKNQIASIRQASTLVGLRKLRTWVGLLGFGAINEKSPELVVTANVRAKMCELLAAKSGHKDSDQYLTLGLFSLLDAFADCPMEQILNLVPLADPITEALLESTGPLAWALQCVLDYEQANWDAVNSTGIDPCLISQAYLEAVDWTGQIMGELSHLDE
- a CDS encoding DEAD/DEAH box helicase, translating into MSTLHNFHPLIQQWFRSRFAAPTEPQQRGWPFIADGQHTLIAAPTGSGKTLTAFLAAIDRLLKLALAGELEQRMYVVYVSPLRALSNDMHRNLEDPLNEIMALATENGIDVPPIRVGLRTGDTKSSQRAALVRKPPHILVTTPESLYLMLTAEKSREKLKAVETVIVDEIHALVRDKRGSHLSLTLERLQSWCERPFQRVGLSATQRPIEYTARFLVGFHGPNAGQLPCEIIDVGHQRELDLAIEVPPSELGAVCMHEQWAEVNERIAELINNHRSTLIFVNTRRMAERITHLLTKLMGEDAVSSHHGSLAAKFRLETEQRLKEGKLKAVVATASLELGIDIGYIDLVIQIGSPRSIATFLQRVGRSGHSLGLIPKGRLFALTRDELYECMALLRAVRGGRLDRIPIPTAPLDILAQQIVAEVSAEEWGTDDLFAAFRRAAPYHELSRTDFDKVVEFLSEGVAHANGRSRVFLHHDQVNRRIRPRPGARLAATMNGGAIGEVASYRVIAEPERTVVGTLDEEFAAESQAGDIFLLGNTSWRIQHVRGGEVTVFDAHGAPPSIPFWRGEAPGRTLELSEEVSRLREELEPLLDDEAAAQQWLIGETDITPAAAEQAVTYAAAQKAALGLLPTCKRVVFERFFDESGGMQMLIHAPFGGRINTAWGMSLRKRFCRSFDFELQATADDNGLILSLGPQHSFPLESMFGMLNPNNARHLLEQALLAVPTFQIRWRWNVTRSLLVARMNNGKKVPPPLQRFRADDLLTAVFPKLTGCQENITGDHEIPDHPLIRQTMEDCLFEAMDIAGLENVLTGVQRGDITYVARDTREPSPFCYELLNASPYAFLDGGEFVERRARMVATRRSLTVDSVSDLGRLDPLAISQVRDEATPTVRDADELHDALLGRILLPVNEAADWSPHYLELQTDGRATTVTQPDGRRAWVATERLPAVLATFDDIDVAPPVTVPENVRQEWESTEARVAIVRGLMEMCGPISVEEVAERTWTALNQAAAALEALEGEGVVLQGHFTPACYDEKSDDPQPSQDVQREWCHRRLLSRIHRLTLQGLRKQIEPVSVDIFIRHLTRHQQVLPETRRTGSDALFDAIAQLQGMDVPAVAWERDVLSARVENYQPAWLDELCMTGEIGWGRLYPPRRDPQRSRPMVSLTKIARMSLFLRSDADWLSTSSAAVDVDELTTPAQQVLECLTERGAMFAGDLAAANHMLPGQLAETLGELVASGLVTADGFDGIRQFVANKPAASNSALPARMRRGAGRRRLPVKSTGRWSVWERDSETSLSVEETNEQWAWQLLRRWGVIFRDLLQREQGAPRWFELLQVYRRLEARGEIRGGRFIAGVGGEQFALGDTVNQLRQLRDDGPRQELIVLSATDPLNLIGILTDHPRVPSTASNRIVYLDGMPVASLQAGVVEYLDDCPPAAYTLVASRLQDDVTCDLSHDARQRSLERLENKNAESAAQRVRQRREKNGFQRPRVI
- a CDS encoding SDR family oxidoreductase, with translation MNSSDTGKIAVVVGASSGMGRAIAAALAATGAHVVAAARRETALRELQQEAESNGHPLEIIPVDTTVQGDVERLIEETVAKFGRIDLLVYATGTNIPDRSLDALSPDTWEMMLSTNLTGAFLCTRAVVPVMREGGGGLIVYLSTGAVQMPDVSGVAYQASKHGLTGLAHGTRVEEKANGIRTTIIFPGLCDTEILDKRPTPTPRDILDQALQPQDIADAVLFVAGLPARAVVPELQLFPSRL
- a CDS encoding MBL fold metallo-hydrolase, with product MPSANIAVDTIVSPPFMENSLIVRVEGRDDCLVVDPGFDPEAIAEKMKSLGVEPAMVLLTHGHADHIAGNGFFKERWPDVPLVIGTGDAGMLTDARANLSALAGGSITSPPADRTVDEGDVLEAAGISLRVLEIPGHSAGHVVYVIEQVEPHIVLGGDVLFQGGIGRFDFPGGNEQKLLNGIRTKLYTLPDDTIVYPGHGPPTTTGEEKRSNPFVHM
- a CDS encoding DMT family transporter is translated as MPWIYLLLAGLMEWGWPVGLKYGVDDKGYHFWPLAGAVVSMIFSGAFLLLAQRTIPMGTAYAVWTGIGAVGAFVLGILLFKEPAELMRFVFVGVIIVGIIGLKMSSGH
- a CDS encoding NAD(P)/FAD-dependent oxidoreductase; the encoded protein is MADFKVTRLDADLDFDSLTYWDVVIIGAGPAGLAASLTTAHRGLTTLVIEAKDRPGGQPQFLYADKRIVDIPGFPDGVTGEELSDRTYRQAVDALVQFRFQEELTEINETDQIENEDQLKEVVTSQGSYLCRKVIIACGLLHFPRKHPVLDELQSNKVYYKNPKIGDYENQRIAIIGGGDSALDAAVMVLERGGLAEVIVREETPVGKDDSLQRIKDSGGVVHTATEVTNAEFSGDRIALTLSNSQSLPCDGVIVQIGFLSAKDTFERLDVRLNDDGSIAIDAYFETSRRGIFAIGDVHGDIKLITVAWAEGIQAAIYAFKEISSPYWLNEKRLRDNKITMIGEKITQAAAAQKPQRKRP